In a single window of the Serratia quinivorans genome:
- the serB_2 gene encoding Phosphoserine phosphatase: MSNSLTYCDLPAEISQWPGLPLSLSGDEVMPLDYRAGHTGWLLYGRELNKTRITDFQRKLGAAMVIVTAWCVEDYQVVRLAGTLTARAKLLAAESGLDVAPLGKIPHLRTPGLLVMDMDSTAIEIECIDEIAKLAGVGEQVSEVTERAMRGELDFTASLRQRVGTLKGADANILKQVRDELPLMPGLVNLVRKLQAMDWHVAIASGGFTYYAEYLRDKLKLVAVAANELEIRDGKLTGEVLGPIVDAQFKADTLVALAEKLGIPPQQTVAIGDGANDLKMMQVAGLGIAYHAKPKVYEKAQVSIRHADLIGVLCVLTGSLKHEVR, from the coding sequence ATGTCGAATAGTCTGACCTATTGCGATCTCCCGGCAGAGATCTCTCAATGGCCGGGTCTTCCCCTTTCGCTGAGCGGTGACGAAGTGATGCCGCTGGATTATCGGGCGGGTCATACCGGTTGGCTATTATATGGCAGAGAACTGAACAAAACGCGCATTACCGATTTCCAGCGCAAGCTGGGTGCGGCGATGGTGATTGTTACCGCCTGGTGCGTCGAGGACTATCAGGTGGTGCGTCTGGCTGGCACCCTGACGGCACGCGCCAAGCTGTTGGCGGCGGAGAGCGGGCTGGATGTGGCTCCTCTCGGCAAAATTCCTCATTTGCGTACCCCTGGGTTGCTGGTGATGGATATGGACTCTACGGCGATAGAAATTGAATGCATCGACGAGATCGCCAAACTGGCAGGCGTCGGTGAGCAAGTGTCTGAAGTCACCGAACGTGCGATGCGGGGTGAACTGGATTTTACCGCCAGCCTGCGCCAACGCGTCGGCACGCTGAAAGGCGCCGATGCCAATATCCTCAAGCAGGTGCGCGATGAGCTGCCACTGATGCCTGGGCTGGTCAACCTGGTGCGCAAGCTGCAGGCGATGGACTGGCACGTGGCGATCGCTTCCGGCGGTTTCACCTATTATGCCGAGTACCTGCGCGATAAACTAAAATTGGTGGCGGTGGCGGCTAATGAGCTGGAAATTCGCGACGGCAAGTTGACCGGTGAAGTGCTGGGACCGATAGTCGATGCGCAGTTTAAAGCCGATACGCTGGTCGCACTGGCAGAAAAACTGGGTATTCCGCCGCAGCAAACCGTGGCCATCGGCGACGGTGCCAACGATTTAAAAATGATGCAGGTTGCCGGGTTGGGCATTGCCTATCACGCCAAACCGAAAGTCTATGAGAAGGCGCAGGTGTCGATTCGCCATGCTGACCTGATTGGCGTGCTGTGTGTACTGACCGGCAGCCTGAAACACGAAGTTCGCTAA
- the nadR_2 gene encoding Trifunctional NAD biosynthesis/regulator protein NadR, giving the protein MRQFDYLKASIKQKSCTLQQVADASGMTKGYLSQLLNDKIKSPSAQKLEALHRYLGLEFPRREKKVGVVFGKFYPLHTGHIYLIQRACSQVDELHVILCHDEPRDRELFENSSMSQQPTVSDRLRWLLQTFKYQKNIHIHSFDEQGIEPYPHGWNVWSDGVKAFLEQKAIVPSFIYSSEAQDARATVNIWGLRPF; this is encoded by the coding sequence ATGCGGCAATTCGATTACCTGAAGGCGTCGATTAAGCAGAAGAGCTGCACTCTGCAGCAGGTGGCGGATGCCAGTGGCATGACCAAAGGCTATCTCAGCCAGTTACTGAACGACAAAATCAAAAGTCCGAGCGCCCAGAAACTGGAGGCGCTGCACCGCTACCTTGGCCTGGAATTTCCACGGCGTGAGAAAAAGGTTGGCGTGGTGTTTGGTAAATTTTACCCTCTGCACACCGGCCACATTTACCTGATCCAGCGCGCCTGCAGCCAGGTAGATGAGCTGCACGTGATCCTGTGTCACGACGAACCCCGCGACCGGGAGCTGTTCGAAAACAGTTCAATGTCGCAACAGCCGACGGTCAGCGATCGTCTGCGCTGGCTGCTGCAAACCTTCAAGTACCAGAAAAACATCCATATTCATTCCTTCGACGAACAGGGCATTGAACCCTATCCGCATGGCTGGAACGTCTGGAGCGATGGGGTGAAGGCTTTTCTGGAACAGAAAGCCATTGTGCCGAGCTTTATCTATTCCAGCGAAGCGCAGGATGCCCGCGCTACCGTGAACATCTGGGGATTGAGACCGTTCTGA
- a CDS encoding Uncharacterized membrane protein affecting hemolysin expression, whose amino-acid sequence MARAKLKFRLHRTAIILICLALLVLLMQGASYFSLSHQLARSEQVEELAQTLTKQVASSLAPLMDDDSDVDNQRIDAILKQLTGGSRILDASVYQLDGTLVSHAGEQISIRDRLSLDGKRAGSYFNHQLVESIQGKDGPIGFIRITLDTHVLATESKQVDNTTNLLRLMILLALAIGIILARTLLQHRRSRWQQSPYLLTANTPLEEGNTVENDDDDARPDANKEEEKKPESGS is encoded by the coding sequence ATGGCTCGCGCTAAACTGAAATTTCGCCTGCACCGCACCGCTATTATCCTGATTTGCCTGGCTTTGCTGGTACTGTTGATGCAGGGCGCGTCCTATTTTAGCCTGAGTCACCAACTGGCGCGATCCGAACAGGTGGAAGAACTGGCGCAAACGCTGACCAAACAGGTGGCCTCCAGCCTGGCTCCGCTGATGGACGACGACAGCGACGTCGATAACCAGCGCATCGACGCCATCCTCAAACAGCTCACCGGAGGCAGCCGCATTCTGGACGCCAGCGTCTATCAGCTCGACGGCACGTTGGTTTCCCACGCCGGTGAACAGATAAGTATACGCGATCGTTTGTCGCTCGACGGTAAACGCGCCGGCAGCTACTTCAATCATCAACTGGTCGAGTCCATTCAGGGCAAAGACGGCCCAATCGGCTTTATCCGCATCACGCTGGACACCCACGTACTGGCGACCGAATCCAAACAGGTGGATAACACCACCAACCTACTGCGCCTGATGATCCTGCTGGCTCTGGCCATCGGCATTATTCTGGCGCGTACGCTACTGCAACACCGCCGCAGCCGCTGGCAGCAATCGCCTTACCTGCTGACTGCCAATACGCCATTGGAAGAAGGTAACACGGTAGAAAATGACGATGACGACGCGCGGCCGGATGCGAATAAAGAAGAAGAGAAGAAGCCCGAGAGCGGTTCTTAA
- a CDS encoding DNA repair protein RadA has product MAKAAKRAFVCNECGADYPRWQGQCSACHAWNSITEVRLAAVSSSSRNERLSGYAGDAGISKVQKLSDISLDELPRFSTGFLEFDRVLGGGVVPGSAILIGGNPGAGKSTLLLQVLCKLSEQMKTLYVTGEESLQQVAMRAHRLGLPTGGLNMLSETSIEQICLIAEQEQPKLMVIDSIQVMHMADIQSSPGSVAQVRETAAYLTRFAKTRGVAIVMVGHVTKDGSLAGPKVLEHCIDCSVLLDGDADSRFRTLRSHKNRFGAVNELGVFAMTEQGLREVSNPSAIFLSRGDEVTSGSSVMVVWEGTRPLLVEIQALVDHSMMSNPRRVAVGLEQNRLAILLAVLHRHGGLQMSDQDVFVNVVGGVKVSETSADLALLMSLVSSLRDRPLPNDLVVFGEVGLAGEIRPVPSGQERISEAAKHGFKRAIVPHANVPKKPPANMQVFGVKKLADALDVLEQFY; this is encoded by the coding sequence GTGGCAAAAGCAGCAAAACGGGCGTTTGTATGTAATGAGTGCGGGGCCGATTATCCGCGCTGGCAAGGGCAGTGCAGCGCTTGCCACGCCTGGAACAGCATTACAGAAGTGCGTCTGGCTGCGGTGTCTTCCTCTTCTCGCAATGAGCGCCTGAGCGGCTACGCCGGCGATGCCGGCATCAGCAAGGTGCAAAAACTGTCGGACATCAGTCTGGATGAGCTGCCGCGTTTCTCCACCGGTTTCCTTGAGTTTGACCGGGTGCTGGGGGGCGGGGTGGTGCCGGGCAGTGCGATCCTGATCGGCGGTAACCCTGGCGCCGGCAAGAGTACGCTGCTGTTGCAGGTGCTGTGCAAACTTTCCGAACAGATGAAAACCCTGTACGTCACCGGTGAAGAATCATTGCAGCAGGTCGCGATGCGCGCCCACCGTCTTGGCTTACCGACTGGCGGCCTGAATATGCTGTCGGAAACCAGTATCGAGCAGATCTGCCTGATTGCCGAGCAGGAACAGCCGAAACTGATGGTGATTGACTCCATCCAGGTGATGCACATGGCGGACATTCAGTCTTCGCCGGGCAGCGTAGCGCAGGTGCGTGAAACCGCCGCCTACCTGACGCGCTTCGCCAAGACGCGCGGTGTGGCGATTGTGATGGTGGGACACGTCACCAAAGACGGCTCTCTGGCCGGGCCGAAAGTTTTGGAACACTGTATTGACTGCTCGGTGCTGCTGGACGGCGACGCCGATTCGCGTTTTCGTACCCTGCGCAGCCACAAAAACCGCTTTGGTGCGGTGAATGAATTGGGCGTTTTCGCCATGACAGAACAGGGCCTGCGTGAAGTCAGCAACCCATCGGCCATTTTCCTCAGCCGTGGCGATGAGGTCACCTCCGGCAGTTCGGTGATGGTGGTGTGGGAAGGCACGCGGCCGTTGCTGGTGGAAATTCAGGCGCTGGTGGATCATTCGATGATGTCCAATCCGCGTCGGGTGGCCGTGGGTCTGGAACAAAACCGGTTGGCGATCCTGCTGGCGGTGCTGCATCGCCACGGCGGGCTGCAGATGTCGGATCAGGACGTGTTTGTTAACGTGGTTGGCGGGGTGAAAGTCAGTGAAACCAGCGCCGATCTGGCGTTGCTGATGTCGCTGGTGTCCAGCCTGCGCGATCGCCCGCTGCCAAACGATTTGGTGGTGTTTGGCGAAGTGGGGCTGGCGGGGGAGATCCGGCCGGTGCCGAGCGGCCAGGAACGTATTTCCGAAGCGGCGAAACACGGTTTCAAGCGGGCCATCGTGCCACATGCCAACGTACCCAAGAAACCACCGGCCAATATGCAGGTGTTCGGCGTGAAGAAACTGGCGGACGCATTGGACGTGCTGGAACAGTTTTATTAA